From Caretta caretta isolate rCarCar2 chromosome 14, rCarCar1.hap1, whole genome shotgun sequence, the proteins below share one genomic window:
- the LOC125621849 gene encoding LOW QUALITY PROTEIN: uncharacterized protein LOC125621849 (The sequence of the model RefSeq protein was modified relative to this genomic sequence to represent the inferred CDS: inserted 2 bases in 1 codon): MVKIKEENCLEEAKSHLSLSGMLAGKVSSSPEQVAECDSQCISDSQEKIPGETSQGKAASTGRVLRKTKNNKAHQRINTTEKPYNCPECGQSFSVSSDHTVHQTIHTDERLYKCMECGEIFNRKSILVTHQRIHTGEKPYKCHDCGKSFHQNSTLRTHEKIHRAEKPYECLQCGKSFQVRSYLLMHKRTHTIDKPFKCSNCGKSFCASSDLTKHQRTHTGERPYKCPDCGKSFSDCSAFIKHKKIHVAEKPYNCIDCGKSFLVISALTGNXHSGERPYKCPDCGKSFILRSCLIRHQRIHSGAKPYTCPNCGKSFRLSSTLCTHRKIHTSEKPYECLKCGKRFRVSSHLLTHERIHTVDKPYKCPDCGKSFNVRSYLIKHQRIHMGERPFKCLECGKSFNRRSTLITHQRIHTGEKPYKSPDCGKSFSVNSDLIVHQRLHTGERPYKCLDCGKTFCLSSHLTRHRRSHTGERPYKCLVCGENFSDCSGLIKHRRNHTGEEPYKCPEFGKNFSVNSALIVHQRTHTGERPYKCLVCGKSFSDCSGLIKHRRIHTEEKPYKCPECGKSFSDSSSLIKHKTIHTGERIYKCPECGKSFSHSSALLKHQRIHTGERPFKCLDCGNRFTDSSALRRHRRIHSEDRPSKCPDCGERFSVTSGLIRHQKIHTEERPFKCSECGKSFQSNSLLKTHERMHTGEKPYKCPKCGKSFRQSSHLIRHQNIHME, translated from the exons ATGGTGAAGATAAAGGAGGAGAATTGTCTGGAGGAAGCAAAATCACATTTGAGTTTATCGGGAATGTTGGCAGGGAAAGTTTCCTCGAGTCCTGAGCAGGTGGCGGAATGTGACTCTCAATGCATATCAGACAGTCAGGAAAAAATTCCTGGAGAGACATCACAGGGTAAAGCCGCTTCCACTGGCAGAGTTCTCAGGAAAACTAAAAATAACAAAGCCCATCAGAGAATTAACACTACAGAGAAACCTTATAACTGCCCTGAGTGTGGCCAAAGCTTCAGTGTGAGCTCAGACCATACTGTGCATCAGACAATCCACACTGATGAGAGACTCTATAAATGCATGGAGTGTGGGGAAATCTTCAATCGGAAATCAATCCTTGTTActcaccagagaatccacactggagagaagccTTATAAGTGCcatgactgtgggaaaagcttccatCAGAACTCAACACTTAGGACACATGAGAAAATCCACAGGGCAGAGAAACCCTATGAGTGCCTacaatgtgggaaaagcttccaaGTGCGCTCCTACCTTCTTATGCACAAGAGGACCCACACTATAGATAAACCCTTTAAATGCTccaactgtgggaaaagcttctgtGCAAGCTCTGACCTTACGaaacatcagagaacccacacaggagagagaccctataaatgccccgactgtgggaaaagcttcagtgacTGCTCAGCCTTTATAAAACACAAGAAAATCCATGTGGCAGAGAAGCCCTATAACTGtattgactgtgggaaaagcttccttGTGATTTCAGCCCTTACTGGCAA CCActcgggagagagaccctacaagtgccctgactgtgggaaaagcttcatccTGCGCTCATGCCTTATTagacaccagagaatccacagtGGTGCTAAACCTTATACATGCCccaactgtgggaaaagctttcgTCTGAGCTCAACCCTTTGTACTCATCGGAAAATTCATACATCAGAGAAACCCTATGAGTGCCTCAAATGTGGGAAAAGATTCCGAGTGAGCTCCCACCTTCTTACACATGAGAGGATTCATACTGTAGATAAACCTTATAAATGCcccgactgtgggaaaagcttcaatgtGAGGTCCTACCTTATCAAACATCAAAGAATCCACATGGGAGAGAGACCCTTTAAATGCcttgagtgcgggaaaagcttcaatcgcaGATCAACTCTTATCacccatcagagaatccacactggagagaagccCTATAAAAGTCCtgattgtgggaaaagcttcagtgtgAACTCAGACCTCATTGTACATCAGAGACTCCACACGGGAGAAAGACCCTATAAGTGCcttgactgtgggaaaactttctgTCTGAGCTCACACCTTACTAGACATCGGAGAAGCCACACCGgtgagagaccctataaatgcctggTCTGTGGGGAAAACTTCAGTGACTGCTCAGGACTCATTAAACACAGGAGAAACCACACAGGAGAAGAACCTTATAAATGCCCTGAGTTTGGGAAAAACTTTAGTGTGAATTCAGCCCTTATTGTACATCAAAgaacccacacgggagagagaccctataaatgccttgtctgtgggaagagcttcagtgACTGCTCAGGACTCATTAAACACAGGAGAATCCACACAGAAGAGAAACCTTATAAATGCCCCgaatgtgggaaaagtttcagtgaCAGTTCAAGCCTTATTAAACATAAgacaatccacacaggagagagaatcTATAAATGCcctgaatgtgggaaaagctttagtcacagctcagcccttttgaaacaccaaagaatccacacaggagagagaccctttaAATGCCTGGACTGTGGGAACAGGTTCACGGACAGTTCAGCCCTCCGGAGACACCGGCGAATCCACTCAGAAGACAGGCCCTCTAAATGCCCCGACTGTGGGGAACGATTCAGTGTGACCTCAGGCCTTATTAGACACCAGAAAATTCACACTGAGGAGAGACCTTTTAAATgtagtgagtgtgggaaaagcttccagTCAAACTCACTTCTTAAAACACATGAGAGGATGCATACGGGAGAAAAACCATATAaatgccccaagtgtgggaaaagcttccgtCAGAGCTCCCACCTTATAAGGCATCAGAATATACACATGGAATAG